GCCACCGAACGTGTATGAGAACGTTGTGTACTTAATGTTGTACTTATAGAGTGTAATCGGTAACTTGACGCATCGGCCTTCATTGGTACACGGTACGAATTAGTGTAGCTTAAGCGAACATTGTTTTAGTGACATCTAACGTGGGTGATATCAGATATCAGTggagtttatttattatctaCCTGTCTCATTACTTTCCGCATTGAAAAAATGTCTATAATAACATTGCGGGATATAAGAAAACGACTATATATCAACATCTCAAGACAGTGTtccggtgtgtatgtgccgcGGTACTTAATACAATCGTTGACTGTTAGAGCTCTCTAAATCGTCCAGATTCAGGCGTCACTCATAATTGATTGTCTTGTGTTTTTAGTGATCTACTTCATCACTAGCCTCTAGTCTATTGCTACCAAAGTAGTACGGTGTTgagcgatgaaaaatgttgttgTAGATTTACACATTCAAACTACCATACACAATTGTAAGATTAGGCGGCAGCTGttagaaaaagaaagcttcATATACATTCGTTGTACAGTGAAAAGTTTTACGAGATCGGGTCAGGAAATCATTTATATTCGTATCGAACAGGTAACTCATTAAGCATCGAAGCGCAACACAGTGTGTTCCGATGGTCGGGAAGCAAACTTACATTCAGGTTCAAttgacaataaaacaaaaaatgtccaTAATGTCCACCGCCTGTCTAGCTCCATGTACCGTGAGCAGTACAAGTAATAACGCTGATATATCAAAAAGTAACACACGTTTCAAATAATAACTTCTCGCCCCGGCTCAACCCAACTTCGCGTCGCGTCTTACTAGTGATCGTCTAGGTGTTTGTACATACTTTGacaataaagcaaaactatacgtgtatgtatgtttaaGATACCTCACAAAACGCTCGCTGCTACATCGTAGTCTTATTCCTTTTAttaccaaaacaaacatacaaaaaagtaGGAAAGCAAATTAAACGATAAAACTTATCACATGGGTTTTCGCAGTTCGACGAAATGGCGGCGAATGTCGCAAATGTCTGGATCGCCCACCCCTTGCACACCTAGCTTCGTATCACCTGATCGAGCGGGAAGTATCGGAAGGACTCGTTGAAAATGTCCGTAAACGCAACACTGACCAGATCGTTGATCAGTGGCTTAATGAACGGGAAGCTCGGTTGCCACATTGTGTTGATAAAGAAGTCAGCAATCGATTCTACGGGAGAGGGCCAAACCGTCAATATTGGATGATGGGTTGTCGACAATGAGTATTATTTCTTACCGATAATTTTAGACCCATGAAACAGGTGCGAGATGTGCAGCTTCATATCACCGATCTTGTCGATCTCGACGCGCACCTTCAACAGTCCTCCGGGACCGCCGATCCGCGTTACGGTCGTTGTCTGGCTGTAGTCGTACAGCGTCAGGTTCCAGATGCCTCGCGTGTGTCGCGGTAGACCGAGGATTTTCGCCTTAAAGTCGTAACTGCCGTCGAGTGATTTTTCCGGGAAGAACTGCGAGTACACGATACGGTCATGCTTGGGCTCGGTACGGTATTTCGTCACCTCCGACTGCATCCAGCCGTACTCGGACACGTTCGTTAGCAGCAATCGATAGCCTCCGAGACCGCCCAAATCTCCACGGCGCTGTTCAATAAATTCGGCCCGATGCGGATCGAACGGGGCAACGTTAAACTCGGGCAGACCTTTAAATTAGTTCGAGCGAGGAAAAGTTAATCAAGCTGGAATGGACGCGAACGTCAGGGTCTTCTACCTGTCTTAAACCAGGGCCGTAGTGcgttgaaagcttttttaatGCACGGATCAAAGTTGGGCTTTCCGAAGCGACAGTTGGAGAAGAGTCGGAACACTTCGCGCTGGCACGCACACTGTTGTATCGCTAGAACTAGTAGCACAGGCAGCAGCTGTAACCTGGAGCTCCTCATGATTGGGGCTGAAATGACGCAAATTAGTTATGTTAtgagtttttaatgattttacaGAGAAGTtgtaaaaataagaaaaaacaattaagCCGGATTCAGCAACAGAAATTAATTAGATGCTTAATTGTCTGCCGCCATGTTAGCTCTTTTTTACAGTTTGTGGtactattaaattaaaaattctataaGAAACAAGGGTATGAGTCGCTGAGCTACCAAAGCAAGTCTCTTACGGCATACCTTCCACACGCAACATCATGTGAACCTGTTTATGCACCAACAAAACGGCATTTATTGGTGTGTAATGTGTCTCCGGCAATAAGTAGGCATGACCTTCGTTAAAAAGttgcataaattttataactTGTAGTGATAATGCATCGCTTTACATAACGATTCCACCCCAATGAGCATAAAATTAACCTCTGGGAAGCATTATCGGTAAGTAAATCACACTGAAACACCGGTGCAAACAGAAAAGCTCTGGTCAAGTGCTTCAACCGGTACGGAAGCTGCAAGTTATATGCCAGTTGACAACCTTCAATTGCGATTTACCCGAAGAAGTCGGGAGGGGATGAGATTTATGCAGCTCCATTATGCAATGCAATAACGCTAATGCTGTGAAGCAATAGCGCGGTGAGCGTGAATCGTTCAAGAGCAAGTGTTTTTCACGAGTCGTTTACCTTCGGGCGGGCAATGCGACTGGTAGCCGTGGTCGTCGTGGTCTAATGACAAGCGAAAACATACACCCAGGTGCTGCTGCCTCTGGCGGGGGCTGCAATGTCAAATATGTGCCATGCTTCTCTTTACGACTTTTCGCATGTGTGAGGGAGGTTCTTGCTAGGGTGCTGCTACTTTATTGCCCTTCTTTAGCTGCTGCAACATAAACGAAACACTATGAAGCAAATCGTGTTTTTTATAGAGTAATGTTTATACGATCATAACACCatgcaaggaaaacaaaaagctctaatatgtttgccaaaaaaaacttGCATCATAACCTTTTTCCCACCGCGTGGAGGGATGACCCGAATCGAAagtaaaagcaaacgaaagagAAGTACATTCAAATCTTAACacaacatacatacacacgcagtCATTCAATACAAATCGAAAAGCAATTATTTCACACACCACAGTCGACCCCAAAAAGCACGTGCGCATCATCGCGGAATGCTTCGTGAACTGGTTTGGCCGGGTGGAATGATGCCCGCCGGTAGGCTTTATGGTTGAGCGTGTAATGTTGACCGCTGGTTGGTGCTGATTAAAGGTCGTCATAATACGGTAACCACCGTGAGCtacgttgttttgtttgatttgctaATGAATGGGTAAGTACGGGTGGATCGTGACAATAcgataatttatcattttatgttGAAATAATAGGCTCTTTTGCTCGACACCTAATTATACAATTAACACCGAGGGAGTTGATATAAAGAGAGTCTTTAGTATCTCTCCAAGCGGATCAAAGTGTTGCTCTGTTTACTAATAGCACTAGCACAATGACTAGCTgccagaaaaaaatcttttgcatGTGCatgtgaaatttaatttcaacaaatttaaagaaataattgaagttATGCTggtaataatttaattcaaatctTTCAAAGTTTCGTAAAATATTCATATAGatcgaaaaaaaggtttttgtcAAATATTTGAATGCTAAGAATATGTATCTGGACATTTATTTTGCGCCTTTAGTTATGCTATTTTGTAACTCTAATGAAATTACTTGGAAGGAATgtaataaatacatttttattcacGTAAAATACATCCCACACATCAAAGAGATTTTACAGTAAAAAGTATTCAATACACGATAAACTCCTGTATTCTTTGTGCacagagatttttttatgaatttgtTGAAATTGTTTGGAATATGGCCTAAACTATCAAGCTATATGAGCAATTAGAGCGTTTCAAAAAATCCAACACACTCTCTGCACCTGTTTGATGTTTGGCAACTGATTGTGATAATGCAGGCCACTCCCGAAAGAAACCTCCTATATTTTACACACATTACTTCTTGTTCAACAAAACGGTTGCCTGCTAACGTGCCGCCACAGTCCAGCCAACATGCAACACCAACCAACACGGTCGATGATTATAATTATTGCATCAAAATTCGTTCACAGGCTTCACGATGCATAACACTTGCAGCAACCACCGATCCATCTACGCAACCACGGTGCCGGTCACTATCGCTGCAGTATCATGATGCGTTGCGTTAAAGGGTATTGCACCGTATCGGTGGTAGAATTCGCGCTACATATCATTCGCACGTGTTACAATCTAACAAACCGTGTTGAAACAGCTGATTTTCGgtacttttgtttgtctgaAATCAATCATATCCTGCTAATAATTACAACTCATCGTTTATGTGCATACATTAAACGGATTCCAACAGTTGTCTAACTCTGGTACCGCCATTTGATCGAGATACGATCGAAACGAAGGACGTCAAGGGAAGTGGTTAAACgtttgaaagaaaacaaaccaccactATGCGTTAAGGTTCCACACCTCCACGCGATCGATCGTGTTTTCGGCCGTTTGACAAACGAATCATTCCCTCATGCACTCTTGTTCGCCGGCTTGTGGTACCTTAACAGAGCTTTAGCAAACAAGTCAACAACATTCAAATTTCCTTGGCACACATTTCAtcgaaggacacacacacatcgcgGCAAAGCATAACCGAAGCAAAAGATCATCGACTGCTTGGCCTTGCCAAATGCAGACCGGCGCGCGTCGGCCAACTTGACTTCACCAGCGGAGGAAACTAGTTTCGCGCTTGAACCACAACGTGCACGCTTTTCCTTTGAAGCGTTCTGCATCGCTttcgaaaaccaaaaaccgcATCCACAACCAATATGCACTACGGAACGGGTGGCTGTGCGGTCCGCTCCGTTTCAGGATGTTTCTTAGCAAATGTGCTTACCACACTCTTTTTTTGGGTTCACTACCCAGTCCTTCttggcaaaatatttaaaccacTATCACTCACTTCACTCTCGATGTAAAGAACCGTTATTAGGCGAAGAGATACTTTACACTTACGACTAGTGTTTGCGCCCACGGTGGTGTGACGAATTGTTAGACCAAAGTGAAGAAATTTCAGTGCGGTCTATCTAGCTCTTGGTCCTGCACACGAATAACTGTGTGTTCCGATGGAGAAGTTAAGCTGAGCTCTCGACATATGCGATCGAAACCGCGTGTGTGCCATGCTTCAATAGGAAGGGGGCGGTCAGGTCAATTTGGCACATAACAATCGGGGCTGGCAAACACACGCGCGAGGTGGTACAGATGTGGGTTGAACATATAATTGGAGTATTTGACTTGAAATTTGGAAccttaaacgatttttttatattgataGACTAATCTATTTCTTTAGGTTAATGAGTTTCATGTTGTGACTATACAATAATTAATGCTTTTATAAAGTATTCCACGTTTCCAATTTTTTCAGTTGCATTTGTTTGGTCCaaactttattattttatatatacgaccgtaataaataatttttaaaatgtattcgTAAAGAAATGTCTTAGCGTGGCAGATTAGCTGTTTTTAACGTGAAATTCAAATATATTCGTTAGTTTTGATTTTCAGCAACTTCACGAACCCTGTCTTAACGTTACGATGCGCTGAAAGCTCCCACGAAAAGTAACGCGTTACAGTTACATGAAACCAAAGTTTTATGCGCCTTTCAGTTGTCTCTGAAGTGAAGCGAACTGAGTAATATTTCATCACATATTGTACAGAACGTGGGTAAGATAGAGATTTAAGCTGTTAACTTTTGATAAATGGGAATggcagcacaaaaaaatccaaggTGTATGTTGTACTTTAAAATACCAAGCTTTAATAGCTTTAAGCATCGTTTTAGGGACTCATCTACTTTATCACCAAACGTTACTTGtagtaataattatttaaatttattatttttatagttaTTCAGTACATACGTACTAGAGAAATATcaattgaaattattaaatgctaaacaattttataaaagtaTATTTTACTATTCATCCTAATTTAGCATTGGAAAATGTCAATGTTAAATCCTTTAATTCAATCATTCTAACAAAATCATTACCTTCGTGTCCGATCTTTCTGCTATGGCCATTGCAATTTGACTTTACTTTAGCCCATCCCTCCCGCTCGGTCACTAATTCGGTACAAAGCTAGCCAATCATATAAATAACGGCAATTACTGTCCCATCAGTACGATCGGACAATCCTCCCGGGGCCAGTCCTTGGACAAATATcgtacgaaacaaaaaaacaccgaagtcCAACACATTTCACTCGAAACCCTCACACTAAAAGTCGAGCACAATTTGGCGAAGGATGACCATGCAACCACCAAAAGCCCGCTGAAGAGAATCAAGGGAAAAGCGTGCACGAAAGCTTCACAACTTTACCATTCACCAGCACCAAGCACACCCTAGCATTGATCTTGATCTTTGCCAACATTTTAGTTGAtttgtttgaagcattttcgAATACCAATCATCTGAATAGATCCTTCTGCCAAAAAGGGGTTGTGCGTTGTGCTTTCGTTTCACTCTTGCATTCGATGTTTTGCTGGCTTGAAAGCGTTCCCCTCCCCTCCGTTACCTTGGCGTTTGAAGCAGTTTGGCTACCGTCACAATGCTAAGTGGACGCTTTTCTTGCCGCTTCCACCTTGCCCTCACTAGACCGCCGGAACGGGTTCGCACCGCAAAGGCTCGTCATCCTGTTACGGGACGAGCCCGAAAGGAAGTGGGCACGCTGCTAATGCATTCATCAATTTTGTGTCCGATTGCTTCGCCGCACGTGCGTTATCTTGTGACCCTGGTCCGGAAATGAATTCATTGCTTCGTTAGGTTCGAACATTGGTTCGGAACGTGATTGTCTGACGGgatgaatttaataaaatcattatttgATTCACTGATGACGCAGCTGGGAAATTCATCGCTATACGCACTAATTCGTGTTcggaaaagtctcaaaaatattattgaaaaatccttTCATCTGTGCGATTATCGGATACTATTGACCCACTGTGATCCAAACGAtaagaaaaactaaacactCAAAACTCTCGTGTAAAAAATAGTCTAAATCAAGCGACAATTTATGATGGTTCATCATGAATGgtaatgtattttaaaaccgaaacaaaacgttGAATTACAATTCTCATCCAACCGGTTTTGGATGTGTGATTCTTTTTTCGGATCAACCATACAACTTCGACCAGACCAGACAAGGACACTTACTGATCGTTTGCAAATCGTTCGAAgaaccgaaagaaaaaaaaaacaagggaaaAACCCGGTCTGAACTAAAGAACCTAAAGGGCGGTTTACTGGGCAGTAGACCGCTATGTCTAACTATGGGTGCGTGGAGCGTTACTTCCGGTCAGTTTGAGGCTGGTCACGCACCTGATAGCATTGAGTTATCGCTTTCCTTTCGGCTTCGGTCGTTTGCGTGCCCACGGTTCAAGGCATGGAAAATTTAACCCCATTCTAGctcgcacgaaataatcactGAATCACATTTGGACCGGTaaagtttgatttttcttttgcctatATCCAACTCTTCGTTTGCTGTATATCGTTGGTTTCAGAGTACTTACGACCACAAACGTATTCCTTCACCTTCAATGTCCTCTATGACGATCGCATTCGCTCAAACCATCCACCAAAACTGagttctattttctttttccacaaatcctcTTCCTAAAACGTCATGGGTTTACTGTTGTTGtccgttttttcttcaatttatcTGCTTCCGTGTAATTTCCTTTATTTGACCGACATGCTCTAATATTGCGAAACCAAATCAGCACAAAAGACGCACATCCACGGTACGCTCGGTAAACAAGCGCAGTGTGAGAAATCTGTTTGAGCGGAAATGATGAGCAAGAGTTCACTTGATCGTTAATTATTTTcgaattcaaaacaaataccACTGGTAAGATCGTCCTCGGAATCGAACCATACCGTGTCTTTGTTTGCTGAAACTGCCACTGCCAAGGCCAGGACCGGCAGAAAAGCAAATGGCAGAAAATTGAGGACGAAACATGAACGATTTTCACAGTAACAacaaatttaagatttttttttttgccttccgtTGGATCCTGTTGAGCAGGACAGTGCTCACGGAAGCGTGTATAAAATGATGAGTTTTGATTTATTGTACAAATACATATTTCAGTAAAACAACACTCATACAAAAAACGTTTGTTTTAGAAAAGCTTTTCGCCTTTCCGTTGGACGTGATTTTTTAACCGGTGTAAAGCAAACAACGGGTGCAAAAGTTTTATTGCTTGCAATAAGTTTACTACTTCAGTCAATGTACGTCTCGCCCGGTACAATTAAAGTCAGTGTTGGGCAAGTAACATAAGCGAGCGGTTGTTTGAGTATTACTTTTCATTGACAATTGCTACTTGGTTTTggttacaaacaaaataaaacactatgCTGAAAGTAAATATTTCCATACGACGCTAAACAAAGCTATAAATTGGCAACTTTTGTGGACTACTATTGGGATAATAactttttattgctattttcAGGACTGTGAACTAACTAACTTGAATCAGATCCTAACTTTATATAAAGTTTGTTAAGAAAATGTCAACTGTATGTAATAGTTTTTCGATGGATTGAATACCTTACCTATTCAGTGGCCGAGTCGATAGCGCTGTCGGTCTTCAACTGGCAGTACTCGGGGGACCAAATCCTATTTTGACCGTTCGTCTATGGACtgggtgaggactgactatccaatgaCGACCAACCGGCATGACCTCggcggtcgttaagccaagaagaagactttatttacattatttaaagtaataaaaataaaatatttaaaccatttacgttgcaaaatttatttgatattGATAAGCTgtcatttttattgaattcaatAAACATGTTTTCCCCTTAACGTAgaattttaacattatttacTTACCCTgtttatagcaaaaaaagcatcagAAACTGTAAAGAATCGTCTCAAATTAAGTACTCCCTGGCAACCGCCAATAATGGGCATGGGTGGCAACAAAACCAGCTACAAAAAACACTAAATCCGAGCGAACGAGAGGCAAGCATATCCCTCCACTAGCACGCACGCATGTACGGAGCGCAACCGTCTAAGCGGACGCAGGTCAAGTGGTGCGGTGTCCGCGAATACCATACCGTCGCTCGTGCCGGGTcgaaaatcattaaaagagCGGCTACGCACCCCGAAAGCTAACAGACGTTGTAGCGAACTCGACGATCGCGGACGTCCGTTGCTTCCTTAGTGTTCTACGGCTAAGGAACGTTCCTCTTTCGAACCATCTACGTTGCTGAGActttgggtttgtgtgtgtttaactGTGGAGAAAGATCAGTGTTGGGGAACCGTACCCAACCCGACCATTAGTGTGAAGTGCGCCGAAAGTGACCAAATAGGAAGTGTCAACACATAATTCAATTGATCGCAACGTCGACGACTGCGTCCGGCCTACGTGTGGACCCGTGCTATTCCCCAACCGAGTGTGACGAGTGTGTGAGCGCTAGTGGGACAAGTGATCCGTACGCAAAGCCCTTAATCCTAATCAAACCAATGATGCAGAAGTTTGTGGCCGTGTTCTGCTTGCTGGCCTGGGCCGGTGCAGCTGTGGGGCAGGAAATTCGTAAGTACCAT
This genomic window from Anopheles maculipalpis chromosome 2RL, idAnoMacuDA_375_x, whole genome shotgun sequence contains:
- the LOC126558879 gene encoding uncharacterized protein LOC126558879 yields the protein MRSSRLQLLPVLLVLAIQQCACQREVFRLFSNCRFGKPNFDPCIKKAFNALRPWFKTGLPEFNVAPFDPHRAEFIEQRRGDLGGLGGYRLLLTNVSEYGWMQSEVTKYRTEPKHDRIVYSQFFPEKSLDGSYDFKAKILGLPRHTRGIWNLTLYDYSQTTTVTRIGGPGGLLKVRVEIDKIGDMKLHISHLFHGSKIIESIADFFINTMWQPSFPFIKPLINDLVSVAFTDIFNESFRYFPLDQVIRS